In a genomic window of Gossypium arboreum isolate Shixiya-1 chromosome 9, ASM2569848v2, whole genome shotgun sequence:
- the LOC108457327 gene encoding dolichyl-diphosphooligosaccharide--protein glycosyltransferase subunit 4C-like — protein sequence MIDDQDLGFFANFLGIFIFVLVIACHYVMADPKFEGN from the coding sequence ATGATTGATGATCAAGACCTTGGCTTCTTCGCGAATTTCCTTGGGATCTTCATTTTCGTTCTTGTTATAGCCTGTCATTATGTGATGGCTGACCCAAAATTTGAAGGCAACTGA
- the LOC108454443 gene encoding uncharacterized protein LOC108454443 isoform X2: MSAGVCGKRVGFEEIFGSSPKRFRCSGYESPNSSSDPGSRPDDRVSTFSALDPELRTSVVDTNEDFKESSNALSSDLEERNKQYGFDCVRTGNCTDETATCSQISDYNVEDVNKQNFYDRNAVNSPEWTDLFVHEMTSAMNIDDAKARAARILEAFERRVVANKRAAEEIEHASLKEHLRSLLDNNQILRRAVAIQHERNIEQEGKEREVQHLKLTLNQYIEQARTLELNNYTLRLHLQRAQAQQSSSIKGQFPPDIY, encoded by the exons ATGTCTGCAGGGGTTTGTGGGAAAAGGGTGGGCTTTGAAGAAATATTCGGATCCTCTCCCAAGAGATTCAGGTGTTCTGGTTACGAATCTCCCAACTCATCGTCGGATCCTGGGTCCAGACCCGATGACCGGGTTTCAACTTTCTCTGCTTTGGATCCTGAG TTAAGAACATCTGTTGTCGATACGAATGAAGATTTTAAGGAGAGTTCGAATGCACTTTCTTCTGATCTCGAAGAAAGAAATAAACAATATGGCTTTGATTGTGTGAGAACTGGAAATTGTACTGATGAGACTGCTACAT GTAGTCAAATCTCGGACTACAATGTCGAAGATGTAAATAAACAGAATTTTTATGATAGAAATGCAGTCAACAGTCCTGAGTGGACTGACTTGTTCGTGCACGAGATGACGAGTGCAATGAATATAGACGATGCTAAGGCACGTGCTGCTAGGATTTTAGAAGCCTTTGAGAGGCGTGTTGTCGCCAATAAAAGGGCTGCCGAAGAG ATTGAGCATGCTTCCTTGAAGGAACATTTGCGGAGCTTgttagataacaatcaaattctGAGGAGAGCTGTTGCCATTCAGCATGAACGCAACATCGAGCAAGAGGGGAAGGAAAGAGAAGTGCAACACTTGAAGCTCACTCTCAACCAGTACATCGAACAAGCTCGAACTTTAGAG TTGAACAACTACACATTAAGGCTACATCTTCAAAGGGCACAAGCACAACAAAGTAGCTCAATTAAGGGGCAATTTCCTCCGGATATATACTAA
- the LOC108454442 gene encoding kinetochore-associated protein KNL-2 homolog isoform X2, with the protein MAPKTRDKNNGDANQHDSNDGSSSYFQKTVCLHDWWLIKAEKEFEGKRLSVAGSTSIESKAFRLFTSAPIVKRHDALTLQTADGICVCIRGFINKQRTIENGFSSEVFTHFFIGFPPYWEKYAKECMGETIMADVGLQVVPNSSNAARDSGLSLISTPCNHAVNLSTMVEERSNLDSSQQKGEASTIKVQDEQNLNRKIPSCLTSKLNHVNESSFEKETRKKLDFEEVASSVSRERKGNKSIISPDSLNFKRSRSGRVLLPRMEFWRNQIPVYDQDRRITGIKEEVDDVNSSGSRSNPKHQKR; encoded by the exons ATGGCTCCCAAAACCCGCGACAAAAACAACGGCGACGCAAACCAACACGACAGCAATGACGGCAGTTCATCATACTTCCAAAAAACt GTTTGTTTGCACGATTGGTGGTTGATTAAAGCCGAGAAAGAGTTTGAAGGAAAGAGATTATCTGTTGCAGGGTCCACATCAATAGA GTCAAAAGCGTTCCGGTTATTTACCTCTGCACCGATTGTAAAAAGACACGATGCATTAACTCTCCAGACAGCTGATGGGATTTGTGTTTGCATCAGAGGTTTCATCAACAAACAACGAACCATTGAAAATGGGTTTTCTTCTGAG GTCTTTACTCATTTTTTCATTGGCTTTCCTCCTTACTGGGAAAAATATGCTAAAGAGTGTATGGGGGAAACTATTATGGCCGATGTCGGATTACAAGTTGTCCCTAATTCTAGTAATGCAGCGAGAGATTCAG GTCTTAGCTTGATTTCGACTCCATGTAATCATGCCGTTAACTTGTCTACAATGGTTGAAGAGAGATCAAACCTTGACAGCAGTCAGCAAAAGGGTGAAGCTTCAACAATAAAGGTTCAAGATGAACAAAACCTAAATAGGAAAATACCGAGCTGCTTAACCTCAAAGTTAAACCATGTCAATGAATCCTCATTTGAGAAGGAGACTCGGAAGAAACTTGATTTCGAAGAAGTT GCAAGTTCTGTATCcagagaaagaaaagggaataaATCTATCATCTCTCCGGATTCTCTGAATTTCAAACGGTCAAGATCAG GTAGAGTCCTTTTACCTCGAATGGAATTTTGGCGCAACCAAATTCCGGTTTATGATCAG GATCGTAGAATCACAGGCATTAAGGAAGAGGTGGATGACGTGAACTCATCAG GCAGTCGATCAAATCCGAAGCATCAGAAAAGGTGA
- the LOC108457326 gene encoding uncharacterized protein LOC108457326 isoform X2 has translation MVLYSSSGDSLIVNFGSQELKDMMLNKEEVLARLRFRSMPLQVDDCCHIEEGERVLVNTKLQSKDFFHDAEVEKVDRIRHSKRGCRCSFMIKWLDNDLEGQTLAVPSSSVMKLATKSISDYPIIHTLLKPEKDTDLSYSSPFLTILDDSDAEMDLNKLLQKQIEQISNLADAPVPEKDFLDGSLLRKKAVPDNRNHLKRTTCSKTKLQVDIETKYQSGTAASIQEEFIQNRSRLSPLASRAALASSLLTAKKCLDMEFSSCMTADMFMKGKHSSEILAISVPLVSDASHAISLPISTQGDASCKPSSCIPTKVRGNENKTSVKINRSAENKTSSPAKVTAEKVISEIAMTAEHAIARDKKSSVLGDVNARPTTPMRLTRLAMRKGAVFPNECIEVKICTDNKKRRISGNKNKLCHSAIRQENENLGNEENNSTHIIDSGSSERNIAILESDVSAPKTAKDASTPCKNAQSGRRDQGKKRKAVYPDKQGQRFSPRNHLPRTRSQNKSHHGK, from the exons ATGGTCCTGTACAGCTCTTCTGGAGATAGTCTGATAGTAAATTTCGGGAGCCAGGAGTTAAAAGATATGATGTTGAACAAGGAAGAAGTTCTGGCACGCCTTCGTTTCCGGTCTATGCCGCTTCAAGTTGATGACTGCTGCCACATCGAAGAAGGTGAACGTGTACTTGTCAACACAAAATTACAGTCCAAGGATTTCTTCCATGATGCTGAGGTGGAAAAG GTGGACAGGATACGACACTCAAAAAGGGGCTGTAGATGCAGTTTCATGATCAAATGGCTTGATAACGACCTTGAAGGACAAACCCTTGCTGTCCCATCAAGTTCAGTCATGAAGCTTGCTACTAAAAGCATCAGTGACTATCCAATCATTCATACACTCTTAAAACCAGAAAAAGACACAGATTTATCATATTCATCTCCTTTCTTGACCATTCTCGACGACTCTGATGCAGAAATGGACCTTAATAAGTTGCTGCAAAAGCAAATAGAACAGATTAGCAACTTAGCGGATGCACCTGTACCTGAGAAAGATTTTCTAGACGGTTCGCTATTGAGAAAAAAAG CTGTTCCTGATAACCGGAATCATTTGAAGAGGACAACATGCAGTAAAACTAAACTGCAAGTGGATATAGAAACCAAGTATCAATCAGGAACTGCGGCTTCCATTCAAGAAGAATTCATTCAGAATAGGTCTCGTCTAAGCCCTCTTGCTTCACGTGCAGCTCTAGCATCATCCTTGTTAACAGCTAAGAAGTGTCTTGATATGGAATTTAGCTCCTGTATGACTGCCGACATGTTTATGAAGGGTAAACATTCCTCGGAAATTTTGGCTATTTCCGTTCCACTTGTTTCAGATGCTTCCCATGCAATATCACTGCCAATTTCAACACAAGGGGATGCTTCATGCAAACCCTCTTCTTGCATACCAACCAAGGTTCGGGGAAATGAAAATAAGACCTCAGTAAAGATTAATCGTAGTGCTGAAAATAAGACCTCTTCTCCTGCAAAGGTTACAGCTGAAAAAGTTATCTCAGAAATTGCAATGACTGCTGAACATGCAATTGCTAGGGATAAAAAGTCCTCAGTACTTGGAGATGTTAATGCTAGGCCAACAACTCCTATGAGATTAACTCGACTGGCAATGCGGAAAGGGGCTGTGTTTCCAAATGAATGCATTGAGGTGAAGATCTGCACTGACAACAAAAAGAGAAGGATATCTGGGAACAAAAACAAGTTGTGTCATTCAGCAATTCGTcaagaaaatgaaaatttgggcAATGAAGAAAATAACTCAACTCATATTATAGATTCAGGTTCATCTGAAAGAAACATTGCTATTCTGGAGAGCGATGTGTCTGCACCAAAAACTGCAAAAGATGCCTCTACACCAT GCAAGAATGCACAGAGTGGTAGGAGAGATCAGGGCAAGAAGAGAAAAGCAGTTTATCCAGATAAGCAAGGCCAACGATTTTCACCTCGAAATCATCTACCCCGGACTCGCTCCCAGAATAAATCCCACCATGGGAAGTAA
- the LOC108454442 gene encoding kinetochore-associated protein KNL-2 homolog isoform X1, protein MAPKTRDKNNGDANQHDSNDGSSSYFQKTVCLHDWWLIKAEKEFEGKRLSVAGSTSIESKAFRLFTSAPIVKRHDALTLQTADGICVCIRGFINKQRTIENGFSSEVFTHFFIGFPPYWEKYAKECMGETIMADVGLQVVPNSSNAARDSGLSLISTPCNHAVNLSTMVEERSNLDSSQQKGEASTIKVQDEQNLNRKIPSCLTSKLNHVNESSFEKETRKKLDFEEVASSVSRERKGNKSIISPDSLNFKRSRSGRVLLPRMEFWRNQIPVYDQDRRITGIKEEVDDVNSSGSGSYYMDAANCCGLFLLLSLGSRSNPKHQKR, encoded by the exons ATGGCTCCCAAAACCCGCGACAAAAACAACGGCGACGCAAACCAACACGACAGCAATGACGGCAGTTCATCATACTTCCAAAAAACt GTTTGTTTGCACGATTGGTGGTTGATTAAAGCCGAGAAAGAGTTTGAAGGAAAGAGATTATCTGTTGCAGGGTCCACATCAATAGA GTCAAAAGCGTTCCGGTTATTTACCTCTGCACCGATTGTAAAAAGACACGATGCATTAACTCTCCAGACAGCTGATGGGATTTGTGTTTGCATCAGAGGTTTCATCAACAAACAACGAACCATTGAAAATGGGTTTTCTTCTGAG GTCTTTACTCATTTTTTCATTGGCTTTCCTCCTTACTGGGAAAAATATGCTAAAGAGTGTATGGGGGAAACTATTATGGCCGATGTCGGATTACAAGTTGTCCCTAATTCTAGTAATGCAGCGAGAGATTCAG GTCTTAGCTTGATTTCGACTCCATGTAATCATGCCGTTAACTTGTCTACAATGGTTGAAGAGAGATCAAACCTTGACAGCAGTCAGCAAAAGGGTGAAGCTTCAACAATAAAGGTTCAAGATGAACAAAACCTAAATAGGAAAATACCGAGCTGCTTAACCTCAAAGTTAAACCATGTCAATGAATCCTCATTTGAGAAGGAGACTCGGAAGAAACTTGATTTCGAAGAAGTT GCAAGTTCTGTATCcagagaaagaaaagggaataaATCTATCATCTCTCCGGATTCTCTGAATTTCAAACGGTCAAGATCAG GTAGAGTCCTTTTACCTCGAATGGAATTTTGGCGCAACCAAATTCCGGTTTATGATCAG GATCGTAGAATCACAGGCATTAAGGAAGAGGTGGATGACGTGAACTCATCAG GTTCAGGTAGCTACTATATGGATGCTGCTAATTGTTGTGGTTTGTTTCTACTTTTGTCATTAGGCAGTCGATCAAATCCGAAGCATCAGAAAAGGTGA
- the LOC108457326 gene encoding uncharacterized protein LOC108457326 isoform X1 — MEALSVADDSIELEAKRKEDSSWHPCIVSLSSSGDSLIVNFGSQELKDMMLNKEEVLARLRFRSMPLQVDDCCHIEEGERVLVNTKLQSKDFFHDAEVEKVDRIRHSKRGCRCSFMIKWLDNDLEGQTLAVPSSSVMKLATKSISDYPIIHTLLKPEKDTDLSYSSPFLTILDDSDAEMDLNKLLQKQIEQISNLADAPVPEKDFLDGSLLRKKAVPDNRNHLKRTTCSKTKLQVDIETKYQSGTAASIQEEFIQNRSRLSPLASRAALASSLLTAKKCLDMEFSSCMTADMFMKGKHSSEILAISVPLVSDASHAISLPISTQGDASCKPSSCIPTKVRGNENKTSVKINRSAENKTSSPAKVTAEKVISEIAMTAEHAIARDKKSSVLGDVNARPTTPMRLTRLAMRKGAVFPNECIEVKICTDNKKRRISGNKNKLCHSAIRQENENLGNEENNSTHIIDSGSSERNIAILESDVSAPKTAKDASTPCKNAQSGRRDQGKKRKAVYPDKQGQRFSPRNHLPRTRSQNKSHHGK; from the exons ATGGAAGCTCTCAGCGTAGCAGACGATTCCATAGAATTGGAAGCTAAGCGCAAAGAGGACTCCTCTTGGCACCCTTGTATAGTTTCTCTCAG CTCTTCTGGAGATAGTCTGATAGTAAATTTCGGGAGCCAGGAGTTAAAAGATATGATGTTGAACAAGGAAGAAGTTCTGGCACGCCTTCGTTTCCGGTCTATGCCGCTTCAAGTTGATGACTGCTGCCACATCGAAGAAGGTGAACGTGTACTTGTCAACACAAAATTACAGTCCAAGGATTTCTTCCATGATGCTGAGGTGGAAAAG GTGGACAGGATACGACACTCAAAAAGGGGCTGTAGATGCAGTTTCATGATCAAATGGCTTGATAACGACCTTGAAGGACAAACCCTTGCTGTCCCATCAAGTTCAGTCATGAAGCTTGCTACTAAAAGCATCAGTGACTATCCAATCATTCATACACTCTTAAAACCAGAAAAAGACACAGATTTATCATATTCATCTCCTTTCTTGACCATTCTCGACGACTCTGATGCAGAAATGGACCTTAATAAGTTGCTGCAAAAGCAAATAGAACAGATTAGCAACTTAGCGGATGCACCTGTACCTGAGAAAGATTTTCTAGACGGTTCGCTATTGAGAAAAAAAG CTGTTCCTGATAACCGGAATCATTTGAAGAGGACAACATGCAGTAAAACTAAACTGCAAGTGGATATAGAAACCAAGTATCAATCAGGAACTGCGGCTTCCATTCAAGAAGAATTCATTCAGAATAGGTCTCGTCTAAGCCCTCTTGCTTCACGTGCAGCTCTAGCATCATCCTTGTTAACAGCTAAGAAGTGTCTTGATATGGAATTTAGCTCCTGTATGACTGCCGACATGTTTATGAAGGGTAAACATTCCTCGGAAATTTTGGCTATTTCCGTTCCACTTGTTTCAGATGCTTCCCATGCAATATCACTGCCAATTTCAACACAAGGGGATGCTTCATGCAAACCCTCTTCTTGCATACCAACCAAGGTTCGGGGAAATGAAAATAAGACCTCAGTAAAGATTAATCGTAGTGCTGAAAATAAGACCTCTTCTCCTGCAAAGGTTACAGCTGAAAAAGTTATCTCAGAAATTGCAATGACTGCTGAACATGCAATTGCTAGGGATAAAAAGTCCTCAGTACTTGGAGATGTTAATGCTAGGCCAACAACTCCTATGAGATTAACTCGACTGGCAATGCGGAAAGGGGCTGTGTTTCCAAATGAATGCATTGAGGTGAAGATCTGCACTGACAACAAAAAGAGAAGGATATCTGGGAACAAAAACAAGTTGTGTCATTCAGCAATTCGTcaagaaaatgaaaatttgggcAATGAAGAAAATAACTCAACTCATATTATAGATTCAGGTTCATCTGAAAGAAACATTGCTATTCTGGAGAGCGATGTGTCTGCACCAAAAACTGCAAAAGATGCCTCTACACCAT GCAAGAATGCACAGAGTGGTAGGAGAGATCAGGGCAAGAAGAGAAAAGCAGTTTATCCAGATAAGCAAGGCCAACGATTTTCACCTCGAAATCATCTACCCCGGACTCGCTCCCAGAATAAATCCCACCATGGGAAGTAA
- the LOC108454443 gene encoding uncharacterized protein LOC108454443 isoform X1, producing the protein MSAGVCGKRVGFEEIFGSSPKRFRCSGYESPNSSSDPGSRPDDRVSTFSALDPELRTSVVDTNEDFKESSNALSSDLEERNKQYGFDCVRTGNCTDETATCSQISDYNVEDVNKQNFYDRNAVNSPEWTDLFVHEMTSAMNIDDAKARAARILEAFERRVVANKRAAEEQIEHASLKEHLRSLLDNNQILRRAVAIQHERNIEQEGKEREVQHLKLTLNQYIEQARTLELNNYTLRLHLQRAQAQQSSSIKGQFPPDIY; encoded by the exons ATGTCTGCAGGGGTTTGTGGGAAAAGGGTGGGCTTTGAAGAAATATTCGGATCCTCTCCCAAGAGATTCAGGTGTTCTGGTTACGAATCTCCCAACTCATCGTCGGATCCTGGGTCCAGACCCGATGACCGGGTTTCAACTTTCTCTGCTTTGGATCCTGAG TTAAGAACATCTGTTGTCGATACGAATGAAGATTTTAAGGAGAGTTCGAATGCACTTTCTTCTGATCTCGAAGAAAGAAATAAACAATATGGCTTTGATTGTGTGAGAACTGGAAATTGTACTGATGAGACTGCTACAT GTAGTCAAATCTCGGACTACAATGTCGAAGATGTAAATAAACAGAATTTTTATGATAGAAATGCAGTCAACAGTCCTGAGTGGACTGACTTGTTCGTGCACGAGATGACGAGTGCAATGAATATAGACGATGCTAAGGCACGTGCTGCTAGGATTTTAGAAGCCTTTGAGAGGCGTGTTGTCGCCAATAAAAGGGCTGCCGAAGAG CAGATTGAGCATGCTTCCTTGAAGGAACATTTGCGGAGCTTgttagataacaatcaaattctGAGGAGAGCTGTTGCCATTCAGCATGAACGCAACATCGAGCAAGAGGGGAAGGAAAGAGAAGTGCAACACTTGAAGCTCACTCTCAACCAGTACATCGAACAAGCTCGAACTTTAGAG TTGAACAACTACACATTAAGGCTACATCTTCAAAGGGCACAAGCACAACAAAGTAGCTCAATTAAGGGGCAATTTCCTCCGGATATATACTAA